A genome region from Marinobacter panjinensis includes the following:
- the rfbF gene encoding glucose-1-phosphate cytidylyltransferase, translated as MKTIILAGGLGTRLSEETQLKPKPMVEIGGKPILWHIMKIYSSQGFHEFYTALGYKSESIKDFFINYYHRQNHLRIETGSGQITVEERADSSSENWIVNLIETGRLTNTGGRIRRMKPWVGDGTFMMTYGDGVADVDINALLKFHKSHGRLATVTAVRPPARFGGISFDDGIVKEFIEKPQIGEGWINGGFFVLEPGVIDYISGDETSFEKESLEKLASDNQLAAYKHKGFWQCMDTIRDVALVNELWENGTPPWKKW; from the coding sequence ATGAAAACGATTATCCTCGCCGGCGGTTTAGGCACGCGCTTATCGGAAGAGACACAACTGAAACCAAAACCCATGGTTGAAATAGGTGGCAAACCGATTCTCTGGCACATTATGAAAATATACAGTAGCCAGGGCTTTCATGAGTTTTACACCGCGCTGGGCTACAAGAGTGAATCCATCAAGGATTTTTTTATCAATTACTACCACCGGCAAAACCATCTGCGTATCGAGACCGGTAGTGGCCAGATTACAGTAGAGGAACGAGCCGATTCCTCCAGTGAGAATTGGATCGTTAACTTGATTGAAACGGGCAGGTTAACCAACACTGGGGGCCGGATCCGCCGCATGAAACCGTGGGTCGGCGATGGCACGTTTATGATGACCTATGGTGACGGTGTCGCAGACGTGGATATCAATGCGCTGCTCAAGTTCCATAAGAGTCACGGTCGCCTCGCTACCGTTACTGCGGTTCGCCCCCCTGCCCGTTTCGGCGGAATCTCCTTCGACGACGGGATTGTCAAAGAGTTCATTGAAAAACCTCAAATTGGCGAAGGCTGGATAAACGGTGGTTTTTTCGTACTGGAACCCGGTGTCATTGACTACATCAGTGGCGACGAAACCAGTTTTGAGAAGGAATCATTGGAGAAGCTTGCCTCGGATAATCAGTTAGCCGCGTACAAGCACAAGGGTTTCTGGCAATGCATGGATACGATACGCGATGTGGCGCTGGTCAACGAGCTATGGGAAAACGGCACTCCCCCTTGGAAAAAATGGTAG